The following coding sequences lie in one Brachionichthys hirsutus isolate HB-005 chromosome 15, CSIRO-AGI_Bhir_v1, whole genome shotgun sequence genomic window:
- the tmub1 gene encoding transmembrane and ubiquitin-like domain-containing protein 1: MALIEGIGDEVTLLFVTLLLLLVVLLAWLSTRTAEPPEHLFSSAVGPAPSLRSSPAHQDTPPSSNNATASSSPPPSDSPLTETPPADASAQADKEEGEAAGGDGVRSRGGGGEGESQRNMVVRLKFLNDTERTAQVKPQDTIGYIKRTYFAGQEEQVRLIYQGHLLQDDAQTLASLNLANNCVLHCHISQHASRGAVGGPRPADQVQVALNVGSLMVPLLVLMLSVLWYCQIQYRQFFTAPATASLVGVTIFLSLVAFGVYRR; encoded by the exons ATGGCTCTGATTGAAGGCATTGGAGATGAGGTGACTCTGCTGTTCGtcacgctgctcctcctcctggtggtGCTGCTCGCCTGGCTCTCCACCCGAACGGCCGAGCCGCCGGAGCACCTTTTCTCCTCCGCTgtaggccccgccccctcgtTGAGGAGCAGCCCTGCCCATCAGGACACCCCCCCGTCGTCCAACAACGCGACCGCTTCATCGTCACCGCCCCCCAGCGACAGCCCCCTGACCGAGACTCCGCCCGCTGACGCCTCTGCCCAGGCAGacaaggaggagggggaggcggcaggaggagatggcgtgaggagcagaggaggtggaggagaaggggagTCTCAGAGGAACATGGTGGTCAGACTGAAGTTTCTTAACGACACAGAAAGAACGGCCCAGGTCAAACCGCAGGACACCATCGGATACATCAAACG GACCTACTTCGCGGGTCAGGAGGAGCAGGTGCGGCTGATCTATCAGGGTCACCTGCTCCAGGACGACGCTCAGACTCTGGCCTCGCTGAACCTGGCCAATAACTGCGTCCTGCACTGCCACATCTCCCAGCACGCCAGCCGGGGCGCGGTGGGGGGGCCGCGGCCCGCAGACCAGGTTCAGGTGGCCCTCAACGTGGGCAGTTTGATGGTCCCCCTGCTTGTTCTCATGCTGTCGGTGCTGTGGTACTGTCAGATCCAGTACCGGCAGTTCTTCACCGCCCCGGCCACGGCTTCGCTGGTCGGGGTCACGATCTTCCTCAGCCTGGTGGCCTTCGGCGTCTATCGTCGCtag